In a single window of the Ancylothrix sp. D3o genome:
- a CDS encoding DUF6753 family protein: MVVNNGRVENQESDFAEELPGGTRPNSFYVEGVTREDLLKWFSPETIPASVEEFKQQILETAKSVGMDEDDPAFGQALAQMRLDLLIRLMPLIFDKVFFNWLEAVREVKEEQKEWLDEVKEEIMAYQEAGVMGMRSAIARAVEELVKDTERQKSRQFFSSLIPAMGVLLATLGLGVGLGWGVARSFQNPPQSSPTSMVQ, encoded by the coding sequence ATGGTGGTTAATAATGGCAGAGTAGAAAATCAAGAATCTGATTTTGCTGAGGAATTACCTGGTGGTACCAGGCCAAACTCGTTTTATGTAGAGGGAGTGACGAGGGAAGATTTATTAAAGTGGTTTTCACCAGAAACAATACCCGCTAGTGTTGAGGAATTCAAACAGCAGATACTAGAAACCGCAAAAAGTGTAGGGATGGATGAGGATGATCCTGCTTTTGGGCAAGCTTTAGCTCAAATGCGGTTGGATTTATTAATTCGGTTAATGCCGTTAATTTTTGATAAAGTGTTTTTCAACTGGCTAGAAGCTGTACGAGAAGTAAAAGAAGAGCAGAAAGAATGGTTAGATGAAGTGAAAGAGGAGATTATGGCATACCAAGAGGCCGGTGTGATGGGGATGCGGTCGGCAATTGCTAGAGCAGTTGAAGAATTAGTGAAGGATACTGAAAGACAGAAATCTCGACAGTTTTTTTCATCTTTAATACCGGCTATGGGAGTATTATTGGCTACCTTGGGGTTAGGCGTGGGGTTGGGGTGGGGCGTTGCGAGAAGCTTTCAAAACCCTCCCCAAAGTTCACCGACATCAATGGTGCAATAA